DNA sequence from the Maribacter dokdonensis DSW-8 genome:
AATACACCCCGGCAACCGTAGGACGCTCATCAACTTTTGCTGTTTCCTTATGTACTATGGATGCCAAAGCAATAACTTCATTCGGTTTCAAGCCAAGTGCTTTAGCTTTATCCTTACGTGTATCCGTCCAAAATCTATTATACTCCTTTAACATTCTACTCCTAAACCCTTCAGCCGATGTATTCCAGAAAAATTCATAGCTATTAGGAATGTAAAATGATATTTTATTGGCATCATCAAATCCGTTCGCCTTTAAAAACTCTTTATCGCTAAATGCCGCAACTAAAGAAACGCTATCAGCCTCAATTTGCCCTGCAATTCTTCCTGCCAAATCATTAATATTTTCTTGATTATTGAAAGATACCTTTACAGGCAAATTGCCACTTCTTAATGAGTTTACAATCTCATTATTATTCATACCCTTCTTTATCTTAAATCGACCGGCCTTTATATTACCTAAGTAACCTTTTCGATCGGCCGCAGATTCAAATGAACCAAAGTCTTCTAAAACAGGAGAAAGACGCTCTTCCAAATCCATCAAAGTAGCATCGGTCGGTACAAATACAATAGCCTCATCATTGTTAAAGCTGGTATTTGGAGTAAAAAATGTACCATAAACCATAAAGGCAAAAATTCCACCACCTATCAACCCTATAAGCACCAC
Encoded proteins:
- the mltG gene encoding endolytic transglycosylase MltG, coding for MYIKRILLGVVLIGLIGGGIFAFMVYGTFFTPNTSFNNDEAIVFVPTDATLMDLEERLSPVLEDFGSFESAADRKGYLGNIKAGRFKIKKGMNNNEIVNSLRSGNLPVKVSFNNQENINDLAGRIAGQIEADSVSLVAAFSDKEFLKANGFDDANKISFYIPNSYEFFWNTSAEGFRSRMLKEYNRFWTDTRKDKAKALGLKPNEVIALASIVHKETAKVDERPTVAGVYLNRLRKRMLLQADPTVIYAIKKETGNFDTIIKRVLYKDLELASPYNTYKYAGLPPGPIAMPDITAIDAVLNPKKHNYYYFVANVEKFGYHMFAENLTQHNRNKEQYIRWINAQKINR